The proteins below are encoded in one region of Lactuca sativa cultivar Salinas chromosome 3, Lsat_Salinas_v11, whole genome shotgun sequence:
- the LOC111877046 gene encoding uncharacterized protein LOC111877046, whose protein sequence is MDDNMKDDMVIDLDLNQEPLVDPPPPPPFGYGPLLNELETTHDRIEDRIRKLEAVTARARQRQRWRQARNNQELSYMTVIELDVGAGNQNQDDNNVRDVD, encoded by the coding sequence ATGGATGATAACATGAAAGATGATATGGTTATAGATCTTGATTTGAACCAAGAGCCATTAGTGGACCCTCCACCACCTCCGCCTTTTGGTTATGGTCCTTTGCTAAACGAACTAGAGACCACACATGATAGAATCGAGGATCGAATTAGGAAACTTGAAGCTGTTACAGCTAGGGCTAGACAACGGCAGCGATGGCGACAGGCAAGAAACAATCAGGAATTGAGTTACATGACAGTAATCGAGCTAGATGTTGGTGCAGGAAACCAGAATCAAGACGACAATAATGTTCGTGATGTGGATTGA